A region of the Anguilla anguilla isolate fAngAng1 chromosome 16, fAngAng1.pri, whole genome shotgun sequence genome:
CAAAAACCAAGAAAGGGGAAACATGCGATGAAATTCcaaataatggaaatatttttggatcagttttatttttagagcAAGGTTGACAGTtgtaaaatccaaaaaaaagtaGTCACCTATCTGTGACCTATCTGTGACCTAAAAAGTAGTCACTTATCTATTTGTGGCAACTGATAACacaaaaggtgtttttttccaTAAGAAATTATAGAGGATTTTGCCTGTCCTTTTCACTGTGTCTTTTAGGGCATGGAGAAGTTGGGTGGTGTAGATCATTTTGGAGAGATGAGTGTTTAAAAGTTATGGTAAAAGTTATGAATGGAGAAAGAAGCTGTGTTATGAGTAACAAGGAGAAATtgggcacccttgataaatgcCCCAGTTTAGCTTGAATGAATGTGTTGTGGAAGTTTAATTGTGCACCTTTGAGGCTTGAGGGTCCATTTTGGAAAATTTGAAGATTTATAATAGTAATTCATTAAACATGAAAccataagaaaaacattttgctgaGGACCTCCTTTTGCAGACCCCTAGGGGTCCCTAAACCCCTTAGTTTGTGAGTTGGTTCATTTTTTGGTTCAGGCTGAAGTTTAGCCTGATTCACTGTGAACAGAAttcttcttttcctcttcaGGGCAGTGCAGAGTTTACAGGCTGTTTCTCTCTACATATGTTTCTCATACAAATGCTCAGCATTTCTCAGGggctgcattttgtgtgtgtttttttcttttctcccttcCATAAAGCTATATCACTCAAATATTGTCAGAAGACAGTCTTGACAGCAAAGCGTTTTGTTTGTACGTTCAGAACTTACCATTCCAACAAGCATAACTTCAACCAGCAAtaattgtagttttattttgggTTGTTTCACATACACGTGGTTGCTTGTCTGCCTTTATCATTGGATGGTACTcctgaggaggtgggggagtgACAGGAAGTAAAGCTCACGTGGTTTGCGTGACTGATGAGGATTAGGTAAGTCCCACTGTTCACCAGAGCccatgcttgtgtttgtgagtgcaggTATCTGTTTCTCATCAGGTCAAACAGGAGTCACGAAACCTTGGGCCAAGCTCAAAGCCAGGGACAGCTGACAGGATCTAATTAGCGcaaaggaaaaaacatttaatcatgGGAAGGATCTCTGCACTACAGCCTGTGGGTAGGTATCTGCTTCCTGTTATGAGTTTGCTGTGTAACTCCTTTTTTTGTGGCAGCACAATGTTACCTTGTGGGGACAGTGTTTTGGTCTCATCATGGCACACAGTATGATGCTGTGTCCCCAGAATGCTCCCAGTATGGAAATGGGGACCTTACAGTGCCTGGTCAAGGTTCTGTAGGATAATGAGGGCAATGTTCAGtgcaacgcccccccccccccccccaaactctccACGTTTACTGCACAGGACTCATCCTGGtacactcaccccccccatcTGACTCTCACTCACCCCATGACTCCTGCCCCCCGGTACAGAGCGTTCGctctcccccactcctcctGCGGGGACGGGACCTCGGGTGAAAGAGAATTTTCCGGTTATCGCATCCCATTTAAATGCAGCCAGCGCTAACTTATTGTGCGATTTCTCCGAGGCCAACATTCTAAATCGGGCGGAGAAAAAGAGCAGCATGGTCggagacaaaaaaaagggagatgtagagggaaagggagagggagagtggaagAATAAGCAAGCGGAAGGCAGAATTTGAGCGTGGAGAGGTTGAGCGTGTTTAAGATGGTGTGCACCACTCATCTTGTGGACAGCCATCTGATGTCTCCTCATTTTTAAGATTTCCCTTACTTTATGCTGGGTTGGCAATGACTCCAAATGTGTTCATGCTCTGCTTTGCCCCCCTTACATATTAGCATGTATTCACATGCCATTTAAAATGGGAACGTGATGGATGGTGCATGCCCCATACATTTGAGCTGGTACAAACGGACTTCTGAAGAATACCTTTTTACATGCCACGTTTGTGCCATCAGAGCCAATCCTCTGCCCTGTGCTTGTACCCTGAGGGGTAGCGGCAAGCTGAATTCAAAATGAAGCTTCGAAAACATTCATCAATAGTTGGGGGATTTGTAGTCTGCACAGTGCGAAGACGCATAATCTCCTCAGTGTATGGAAAAGCCGCATTTTAAGGAAAGCTCTGAGAAAGAATGTAGAATGTGCAAGGGACGGTAAAATGTGCGAACCCTGTGACGAGACGGCTTGCAGTGATCAGTGCCTTCCGGAGCAGGCGCTGTGGGACAGGAGCCGTTTTTTCAAGCCAGCTCCGAATACCTTCCCGCGAGCCGACAGTCACACCCTAAACTCGCAGCGGGGCATGCAACTCGGAGCGCCTTTGTCCACTACCAGACAGAATGCCCTTCTCCCTTTGTGATTAAAAAACACCATAaatcccctgctctctccctgctgccGAGACGTTCGGTGTATTTCTCTTCGGAGAAGAATGTCCCAGCTCTCCCTCCCATGTGCTCAGCCCAGGCAGCGAGACTGAGTTATCATAACTCTGGCTAGGGGCTGTCTAATTATTGACAAATGACAGTGCCATGAAGGCTGTAGTATAAACATAAATTATAGTATTACTAGTGGTTATATTAAGTGTAATAATTTGTCTCCCGTGGTTTACTATTGAGATTTACAGCTGTTACAAGCTGCCGTAAtgagtttttctttatttatttatttttattgctcaCTTAAGAATGTTAAGTGCCCTTTCTAGGTGTTCATCTTACTTccaaatggttttattttccaaTATAGGAGATAGGAGAGCAATGTAATTACATGTAATTTCCTAATTTATGTTTGCTTCGTGTCAGCATTTGTCCTTGAACTGCTCCAAGTTACAACGGCATTTTATCTGAGTAATGAAATGCTCAAAAAGCGaggacaggtttttttttttgtttgtttgttttttttttgtagaaagtTATTCGCCGGGTGGACAGTTCTTTGTTCAGCAGACAGCTAATAGTCCGTCCCTCTACCAAACCAAAGTGCATGTTTATTTAACCAGTGGCGAAAACTGTGAGTTCTTCTCCACAGTGTGCCATAACGCATCTTGATGCATCATATATAATGCATACATAAGGCgtcgtttttttcttctgaagacAGTTTGAATGCATTATTGTGGCGTAACATTTTTTCTCGTGACTTGTGTGTCACAGTTCAGTTCCGGTTACCTACCTCCGCACCTGCTGGAGCATCAGTTTGACAGGTCACGTGTGTCCGTCACTGCCGAGTTCCACTTGAATTTCAGAAGTGCTTATTTGCATCCATGATGAGTTAATATCCTCGGGGCGAGTCACGGGACGCCAAGGAAAGTCATACAAGGGAACATTTAATCCAGCAGCACACAGGATTGGATGGAGTAAACCGTGCTGGGCAGAGGAAAAACAGTCAAACCTGTTGACTGGGCTTGTACTGCCCAACGAAGAGGAGCTGTCCTTTACTATTGGTGCTGAAACATTCAGCAAACTGGGACGACTGAGACGGGGCTCTACAAATAAGTTGCTTTTGTGTGTCTACGTGTTGAATTTAACATTAGTTTTTCGATTAGGCTAATTTGATCCATATCGTGGGATTTCCGTTAACACATCTCACTTCTTCAGTACGGCCGGGCAGCCAATTTGTACTTCTTGAGCACAGTATTACTAAAGGGGACCGAGAGAACCGCAAAAAATGGCTTTCATGGTAAAACACGTGGTAGGGGGACAACTGAAGAACCTGACCGGGGGTTTGGGAGAGGAAAAACCCGAAGCAGAAAAGTCTGAAGCCGCGGCACAAGGAATGACCCAGGAAGAGTTTGAGCAATACCAGCAGCAGTTAGTGGaagaaaagtaagaaaaaacaCACGTTACTTTTACATTTGATCTTTGTCTTGCATTGTTTTAAGTATCTGAATTATACAATAGGCTACTTAACTGCCCTGTGAATGATTACTAGAGCTGTAATCTCGTCTTGCTAGTTGCTCTTTCCATCTCTGCGGCTTTTTCCAAATTTATCTTGGTCTCAGCTCGCGTGTGGACTTCCCACTAGGGTCCACCCAAAATGATGTTTTTCTCTGGTAATATTTACATGctgtatatacatatttgttAACACATAATAACGTAGTCCATTGGAACATTAACAGCCAGCGCTGTAAAGCATGTTTTGgagataatgtaaaaaaaaattaaaaaaaaaaaattattcattaaatatatttatattttctgtaaaaCCATAGTAGGCTACTATacgcatttttaaaagatacattttatgcatttaatcTTGATCGCAAGCGCTGTAAAACTAcatgttaaattacatttgtgttGAAAGGTTACGCTGTAGTAGTTGATTCCTTCATCTCTTGTGTAATTACCACAAAAGGCTTATTAAAGCTCCACGGACTTTTCATGGAGGTTTACTGTAAGCTACTTTCATGTGTCgcacaaaataaattatcattaaAATTTTATGGGACCCCCATGGCTTCTCGTTTTTATCTTCTGATCCATGTTTTATCTCAATCTTGTTATTTCCTTTTTGTATAAACCTGTAGCCTACAACCCAGTGAGCACAAGCCCGAATCTAGACGGAATCTAGACGtgtagaggggtggaaatctcggttgagagatgtttttttttttttttaattacatgaaCGCACTTGGTTAGCTCAAGTTAGCTCAATTTAGTTCAGGTTTTACCTGGATGAAGTCTGGCTATGGACTagtcggctagaaaactttcacttttcaaccaaatagCCGGCTGCAGGCCTAAATTCGGTGATAACCCGACTACATTTGGCAACCTAGTCCGTTTATTCCGTCTAGATTCTGGCATGTGCTCATTgggaaataacaaaaataaataaataaatttgggcTATTGATAACAAATATCCACGCATGAGTTCAACGACTTTGGTACTGAAATATGCTGACGAAGTTGGCGGTGTGTTATTATTAACCTTAAAGCTGTTGGACTCTTTAACCATAAATCAGCAGTCTAAAACACATAAGTTCGACATTTTATATGTTATACCACCATATGACCTATCCGTAACTGCTCGGTACGTGTAGGACTTGATTTATTGCGAGTAACTGAGTGGTCAGTAGTCTCTATGTGAGGGAGTAAAGTCGAAAGCAGAAGTGTATCCAATAGGGCATACTTGCTGGTATGTATAAATCAACCTTTTATAGTATGTCAACCTGTGAGTATAAATTTGGGGCTGGTTTAGCTGGGTAGCTCTACCCTTGGCTAAATATCTCAATACAGCAATGACCTTGAGCTTCATCCACATCAGAACATTGGGACTTTCATATAAGAGGTTTAACTCTCCCTCCAGCTTCTGCCTGCTACTCTGTGTTGTGTGAAAACCAAATGCAGTTGATGGATTAAATATATAGAACAAACCATATGTTAAATACAAGAGCGTCATGATCTCCTACGCAGAACTGGATTGTCAGGTATTAGGGTTTAATAAGaaccgggggggcggggggcaggcaTACAAGCTGGTGACAGAATACTTGCTTGTATTTAATccaatgtgtttgtgcatgaaaGCCCTCAGTGATCCATAGTGTTCCTCATTGCGATGGTAGATAAGAGCCACGCAGAGGAGCCAGGGGCCAGAAACAACATCTGAGAAAAGCCATCCAGGCATGCAGTAAAAGTGAGGAGTTTTGGAGTATTGGATAAAAATGAGCCCTCACCATCTTGTTCTCGAATTGGCTCCTCCCACATTATGTCTTGCATGATGTCACAGAAATGGGGAAAGTAGATGTGCGATGTAGTCTAGATTTGTGAGTTTTGGAATCTAGAAACTGTCAACTGTACCTTCCCTCACTCCACCATATAAAGagtctgataaaaataaaaataaaaaaactacccACAAATGAAACATATGCTACATCCCCTCTTTAGATGTAAATCTCTATGTCATGGCTCAAGTTTCTGAAATAGTGGCTCCTGACTGCGCTCTGCTGGTCAAAGACAATAATTCGGAAAATTTGCATTAGAACTAACCTATCCAGGGTGGATTCCTGCCTTcagcccaatgcatgctgagataggctccagcaccacctgtgaccctgcccaggataaatgggtagagataatggatggatggaagcaTTGGAACTAAAAATGACTCCAAATTTTTTCATGGTATTTTAAGTATCAGtcaattataaatgtaaatcttgaaattaaataataataaattgtaaaattgaTGGAAATAATGGTTTGATCAGTGGAACAGTGTAAGTGTAAATTTAGCTTTGGAGATGTGGTGTGTGTTAGTTttagcagtgattgttacactGTGTTGTCTTGGCAAAGCTGACATGCTCTGAGATGAGGATTCTGAAGGACCAGTGTTGagtcctgtgtgctgtactgtgtaaccttttagcacacgcaaaagTAATAATACGACCAATGATTGgtgaaaaacaaataccatggcCAATTATTGGTATTGGTCTTGCGTGTACTTAGAAGGTTTTGGACATGCTAAAGGTTTTAGTAAGGCCAAATGTATTAGGCCACTTGTAGTTTAAAAGAAACTTTAGGTAGAGAAggattcagttaatatatgcacatttactgaataacaaaccaaagagcaaacctttgtttcaatttctacttacaataacacaaaacaattgcataaaaGTAATCTTAGTCATgattttcctcaaaatagcctcctttgacTTAAttccaattaaattaattgccggaaatctatccaatcattttgaaaGTGGGAGGTAGAGAGGGTAATTAAATTTAGCGAAATCTTATCTCCAAAAATGAAGGAGTTCGGCTTCGATGTGCAGGGCCAAGTAAACACTGAGGCAAGAGGGTTATTCGCACTGAGAAATTGTgattaagatttccaggtgcagtgttcagtacacacgcAGAAGGTTCTAGCTGATGGGCAGCAATAttaacagaagaaaacaaatatcttgtgttgtctagcaagAGAAACAATCATAAAACTTCCCCACAACTACAGCAAGAACCCAAtgcaactagagagaaaccaaTTTCCCAgactacagtgaaacagcaacTACAGTCTGTTGgtcaaaacaagaagaaaactTGTGGGCAAAGTGTCATCAACACTGGACCAAAAAGATTTGGAAAAGGCAGGTGCAtgtccttttagaccagcaaaTCATAGTTGACATTTCACTGTAGTTAGAGAACTGACTGCTTTGAGTTGCttctgtagttgtggtgcacttttacgtttttatttttttctcaaatacataatgaaaaacattaaattgttGTTTATTGATTAGCAGCTATGGTTACCACTGTTGCTGTCATGCTTTGTGACATTCCTAATGCTGCACAGCGGATTTATTGAGGGTTAAATCCTGCAAGTTATTAGTAGATATTGTTGACATGTAGATATTGTATATATTGATTGACAAAGGCTTTTGccgaaaatataaaacattgttGGATTATTTTCCCAGGAAGTGGGTGGAGTTCCTGcgattatgtgtgtgtacatcctGAAGCATTTGCTTGTTACACTAATTGtggtgtctttttttattatttttttatccaggATGGAACGTGATGCCAGTTTTGctcagaaaaaagcagaacgTGCAACAATCAGAACACACTTCCGTGAGAAGTACAGGCTACCAAAAGTAAGACATGTGTTTTCTGAGACACTTCTGGCTAAATATTTGATAACATAAACAGACAATGCAAGCACTGTGGAATTTTCTAAAGTAAACTAAGAAGTGAGCATCcagcatatttttaatattacaaaTGTTCAGTGAAACAGTAATTTCCTGTTGAAGGCTGCATTAGTTGTTATTCTTCTTACTTTAATGCTGTATATCTCTTCCTGTCTTCATTTGTCTTCTTTGTCCCTCCCTGTTCCTGACACTCTCAGtttcccttgtgtgtgtgtgtcattgtctTCCCCTCATTTACAGCTTGTTGTTTTCTCCCTCAGAATGAGCTGGATGAGACCCAGATCCAGCAGGCAGGCGATGATATTGAGCTGCCCACAGAGCTGGCCAAGATGATCGCTGAGGACAAccaggaagaggagaagaagcaGTCCATCATCGGGCAACTGACCAACATCCAAAACGTGGATCTGGATCAGCTGAAGGACAAGGCCCAATCCACACTGGAGGACCTTAAGCAGTCTGCAGAGAAGTGCACTCTCATGTGATTCGATCACTCCAGGACAATCATACCATagactatcacacacacacattcagttgTGTACTCATAAACAGCTTCTGTTTAGATTCCACATGAAGATgataattaataaatgcatatttacaaaACCAATATATTCCCCctactcatatatatatatatatatatatatatacacacacacacacacacatgcacagattttGTTGAGGGGGGATTTATTGACAGATATGCACTTAGCCATTTCCCAGTTAAGATAAATTAGTATGTACACTACTGAGCATTGATATTTACGCATGAACTGGTAGAATAAGGCTAACTCAGATCATCTGGGCACACAGGAAGGGCTTACTACTGAGTCTGAAGGGGTCTATTACCATAAGACTAAGTATCAGTATCCTCCTAAAGAAATTATTGTGAGCCTAGTTATAAACATTAATGGAATAATTTGCAACATAAACTCATGATTGAAACTGacaaattgataaataaatgtatcttaAAAGGAAAACTCATTTCAAAAATTACTCATAATATAAATTTTTTagtcatgtaaaataaatgaagagcTAGCTTATGCACTGTTGTTGTTGACCCCCCAGGTCTTTATTCAATATCTGGTTGTAGTTTGTATTTTTATCCATGTCTCCATTGCAGTCCACAGACTACTGACTGCTCCCATGATTCTCTGTGGCTCACAGACACCTGACACTCATAAATCCCTCCTTTTCAGTGCTACCATTTTGTGCTGTCACTTTGGTATTACTTAGCTGTAATGAAGTTGTCATGTGTTGATTTTAAGAGTTTATTCTTCTGGCTGAGATTGTTTCTCATATTGCTTAAAATGTGTAAGCACACTTAAAGCGTTGTTGTTTATCCATATCATTGTAGCTTGTTCATACAGAGTTCAGTAAAAACAGCGATTTTGGATGCAACAGAAGGACACATATGTTACAGCCGTCAAGGTAACCGTCTGTAAATTTGTAAATACTGTTGTTTGTGTATTCATTCTCTGACAGAAGCAGGACTGCGGCTTACAAAAAAATTTCTCTTTTCCAATCATGATTTCCCAGAGGAAAGTAGctcttttatcattttgttCATTGTTGTGCGGGTATCCTTTTGTGATTTTGGCGACACCAAATATTTGATGGACTGATTAAAAAGCATTAAATGAGTTTGAAAATATTGCACTCTGgttattattaaaacattatttgaaCACAAGGGGGGGCCataaatacgttttataaagcGTCGCTCTGAAGTTCTTGTCCCCTTCACTTCTGAATGGTGGTGTCAAAAGACTCaactgaggaggagagagagagcgcacgcacgcgcgcgcgcgacTAAAAGCATCGCAACAAGATTCGAGATAAACAATTTTCTAACATTAATTATTAAGcattatgtaggctatacagACTTTTTGTAATACTTCTATTGAGACTTTTGTGTTTAATATGCCGAGTTTAAACATTTGGTGGTCACgttgtttatatttaaatgtagcctacactTTGATATGGcagaaaaataatcatttctacagttatgtttttttttgtttgtttgtttttttatatcagcATTGCTGCTGTTGACACAGACAGTCGTATGTAccgtattattattctattccCTCAATAGTTCAGCTCAGTCGGTGACATTCGCCCAGCAATCTGGCTCTGTACGAACGTGGGTCCGTTTTCCCAGAAGGAAGTCTAAaactttgttttgtaaaatagcCAAAGGGCCTGGGTGTTGCTGTGGCTTTTTCATcgctttcagaaaaaaataaagctagTTTCCATCTCAATGGCAGGGAGGCCTGTCTCTATTGGCAGTTTTCAAGTGTAGTGTGAAAGGAGAGAgctgtaaaatatattgatgCTGAAACCCTTCTCTATTGACAGGCTGCAAGGCGTGAACAATCTTCGGGCCTGGAAAGACACTGGGCCAGTGCATGGCCAATCAGACACAAAAGGGTGAAACGGGCCAGAAAATACTATTCTCTTCCATTCAATCCTATCAATCAGAGTTTTAAAACCCACCAGAATGaagcgagtgagagagggaaagagtaaGCAGAGGAATTGGGGGGTGGCACGGccgtttttgtatttaaaaagtatTCTTAACAATTATTTAACGATAAGAAGTTGTTCCTATGGTTTTTCTCATCGGTTTAATGTTAAATAGAAACAGATTTGTTTTCCCGAGCTTTAATTTAGAGCGGTGAGTTTCAGATGTGAGCTTCTAGCTGTGGAATGCTTTCTGCCGTCTGCTTCGGGGCTCACGTTctcctaacccccacccccttcctcacTCGCCAAGCTTTTTTAATCAACTGAAGGAGGAGAAAGTTGTGGGAGACCACACAGGTTGCGAGTTTCATaaaatttataaacattttatcCTGTATGTGACGTGCAGATTGCCAAAACTGGAGTTGCTATGGAAATGAATCCCATGGCTGACTCCTCAATGACGGCCAATCGTTGAGCAGGACtgtaaatgagagagaaagagggagggggggctttgccttttctgttttcagagtAGAGGGGTTATAGGGGAAAGCTAAACGAAGCGTGAAGCGTAACAGTGAGAGGGACAAAGACACAGGTAGCGGGAGAAACGGCGACAGtgaagggaggaggagagagtgaaaaaggagggagagaagaaaaaacagaagggAGAGATGGACGTGTACTGGTGAGAAAGTGCACAATTTGTATCCCATAAAACCGAAACAAATCTATGTTTTCTACTCATGACAGGACTCAGGGACGTGGACAATACTGGATAGAGGGAGGTTAAGTTcggatttattttctttctgtctttttgtcaAGCGGAATTTTGATACTTCTTTCATTTTGGGGTGTATTCATAGTCCAGGAAAGCTGTGGAAATCCTGTATATCTTAAGTGAAATTCTTCAGTTGCTGGCTAAAGTGTTACCTTCCCCCATAGAGCAACAGGCTGTTCTGTGATTCTAATCTGTCAAGCTGACCATAGGGGCGGGAGGAATGAGTCCGTCTGGACTTCGTGCAAGtaagctttcttttttctggtcttttttaaaaacatgaagacACTATGCTGTCCAACCCGTACTTCTGGATGCGTGTTCTCTTAGGATTTCTAAAATAAACGTTCGCTGTTAAGTGGAGAAACAGGAGCGCATCCGTGAACTGGAGACTACGCTTTAAGCATGAAGACTTGGTGTAGCGCTCTGGCTCTACTGGGCTGGGTACTTGTGGCGCTGGATGCCCAATATGTCTGCTGGCAAGCCCTGCTTAGATGTCAACAGGAGAAAGACTGTGAATTGGCCTATAACCAGTATCTGGTTGCATGCGAAGATAATATCCGAGGGAGCAGGCGACAGTGTCCCAGCCATTGCATCAGCGCCTTAGTGAAACTGAACCAGACGCACAGTGGACCGGACCTAGAGACATGTGACTGCGCCCAGGATTCACAATGTAGGAGGGCAAAACGGGCGATCGAGCCGTGTATTCCTCGAAGGCATCCAGGGGACGCAGCTGGGATAGGGTGCACAGAGGCACGCCAACGCTGTGAGGAGGACCCTGGCTGCCACTCCACTCTGACAGCCTACCTGTCTAACTGTGGGCAGCTTTTCAACGGCAGAAAATGCACGGCAAAGTGCAAGACCACAATTCAGCAAATGCTGTTCATCCCCAACGGTATGCTGCTTAATCGCTGCGTGTGTGACGGCATGGAGCGACCCTTTTGCGAAGTGGTGAAGGAGAACATGGGGAAACTATGCTCTATCGGGGATCACGGGGTCTCTACGGCCTATGGGGACATGGACGACATGTATGAGGATGAGGACTACGAACTGAAAGCAGATAGAGAAGACTTTCATCCGGACACAGGAGTTTTTTCCTCCAGCCCATCCAAGTATTCTGTTAATATTGCCTTGTTAAATTGTGTGTTGCTGCTGACATGGTGTTGGACAAGAACATTCTAGGGGCACACATAGGCTATACAATACATTGACTTGcttcttttatttgttcatgAATCGTGCAGGACACCTTGCGCAGCACTGCTTATATTCACCTAATTGACCCTTGGAGACGGTGATGGacttgtgaaaatgtaattccaAGGACACGGGGATAGGTTTACAGCAAAGCGACAAGACTTCCGATAATATTGCGAAGAATGCATTCGTTTTGCTCATGAAAAGATATTTGGCTATCAGACGAGTGTGCCTTTCGGTTTATTTCATTCGTGACTGAAACTGAAAAGTATACTGTTGTATTCACTTATAAGATCAACTCCAAATCACACTCGAGGAACCCGGTTGTAGAGTCTGTTATAGGCCGAATGGTACTTACGCTGTAACAAAATGCTTAAGAGGCTGATTATTTGGTGGGAAGTGAACCAAACATATATGTTTATTGCAACACGGAAAAAGTGGATTCGTTTACttttctccgtctctccccctttcctttcctctttgttttgtttcggtGGCCCTTGAAGTGTGTGGCTTTATTAAGActttagataaacattggagcgttttcatttgtgtttactCTCCTCTCTGCACTCCAGCGCTTGGGCATTGAAGCCATCACACTTCAAATATTTGTGGTGAACCACGAGAGAACAGACGAGGTTCTGGGATCAAGTAGTTAAATTAACTGAAGTGCCTCTCCGGTAGCCCCCACCCATTTCACTCTTAGTCTCttcttgttttattgaaaactCTACCATTGACCCACCTCCCCActcaccaccacctccaccctccccctctctctatcacactgtcacacacactcactcactgactagTTCTACTTTGCTGAGTGGGCTTCGAGTAAAGTGGGGGATCACCGTTCGTTACTATAGTTTGACATTTGTGTTTGCTAGTGAAATTAACACTGATGGGCCACGGCTGCTATAACTAAAGCAGGACTGTACCGAAATGTTTAATCATATCGTTTCGTTCAAAAAACGTTTTCTGAAGTGAAATggttgaaattaattttgcattgaTCCCTCGAACACTTGAAATGtatgaaagttaaaaaatatatatttataggcTAATTGGGTTATTGCTCATTTCAGTTGcgatttgtttgtgtttatagaataaaacatttaaggtttttaatgtttaagaTAAGGATATTGAAGAACAGCATTTGCCTGCAAAAATATATTCCCATATGCAACAGCAACCAACATTTATACATGATATACTgcgtattttgtttttgtaaatgtcgttggatattttttttttacctggcgAAAGTAAACTGGTATCTTATGTTAATTGATGTATTAaatgggtgtatgtgtatgtaaatgaGTTATTATTCCTTGTATTAACATACAATGTTTTGTAaaagtgtaaatgtgtaacttcatcaacaaaatattttctgtacagAAATAGATATTTATGTCTCCGAAAGGATTACCGAATCAAGTAA
Encoded here:
- the LOC118214972 gene encoding complexin-3-like → MAFMVKHVVGGQLKNLTGGLGEEKPEAEKSEAAAQGMTQEEFEQYQQQLVEEKMERDASFAQKKAERATIRTHFREKYRLPKNELDETQIQQAGDDIELPTELAKMIAEDNQEEEKKQSIIGQLTNIQNVDLDQLKDKAQSTLEDLKQSAEKCTLM
- the LOC118214932 gene encoding growth arrest-specific protein 1 produces the protein MKTWCSALALLGWVLVALDAQYVCWQALLRCQQEKDCELAYNQYLVACEDNIRGSRRQCPSHCISALVKLNQTHSGPDLETCDCAQDSQCRRAKRAIEPCIPRRHPGDAAGIGCTEARQRCEEDPGCHSTLTAYLSNCGQLFNGRKCTAKCKTTIQQMLFIPNGMLLNRCVCDGMERPFCEVVKENMGKLCSIGDHGVSTAYGDMDDMYEDEDYELKADREDFHPDTGVFSSSPSKYSVNIALLNCVLLLTWCWTRTF